The genomic region tggCAATGATAACGAACTAAGTCTGGGATCTTCACCTGATttatgttcttcctcagtgcaAATGTTTGCTCATGCATGAAGGTAATCACATATGTGCACTTGAAGGCCGTgctcacacatgcacatatgCCTGCACAAACaggccctgtgtgtgtgtgtgtgtgcatgtgagttTGACAGGATCAACAGCAGGTATCCAGCAGTAGGTCTGCTACAGAAAGGCTGCcagctcacacacactcacacagacacattcCAGCAGACTGCCCTGGCCTTGTGAAAACAGCCTTTTGCCaggcttctctctctctctctggctccAGATGATGGGTGTTTTTGTAAATCATACTTACTGTGAATGCATGTGGATGCTTATGAAGATGAgcaggcaattaaaaaaaaaagaaatatatatatatatatatatatatatatatatatatatatatatatatatatatatatatatatatatatatatatgattaattattataattataattaatataataataatatatattataatattataaatataattaatataattatgattaattattgtcatacatacatacacatacatatatatatatatatccgattccgatcgagtctgaaaccacgtgatcgggcccgatttccgatcacctgatcggatctggacatccctagtgccaagtcctgttggaaaatgaaatctgcatctccataaagttggtcagcagcaggaagcatgaagtgctctacaACTTCCttgtatacggctgcgttgaccttggatctcagaaaacacagtggaccaacaccagcagatgacatggcaccccaaaccatcactgattatggaaactttacactggacctcaagcaacgtgtattgtgtgcctctcctctcttcctccagactctgggaccctgatttccaaaggaaatgcaaaatttactttcatcagagaacataactttggaccactcagcagcagtccagtcctttttgtctttagccaggcgagacgcttctgatgctgtctgttgttcaagagtggcttgacacaaggaatgcgacagctgaaactcatgtcttgcatacgtctgtgcgtagtggttcttgaagcactgactccagctgcagtccactctctgtgaatctcccccacatttttgaatgggttttttaTCACAAttctctccagggtgcggttatccctattagGGATGGGCATTCGATTAAATTTTCTATCAAATTATCTATATTTCAATAGGCagttacattttgatgtataaatgtttaattattcaaatccaattttcagaaaaaagacaatcaataaaaacaataattattaattcattaataaaaTCAATGAGTTGACAATAAGTTAACAGGCAGCTATATATTATAGATATaattatacataatataatttttattataaatatttttataatatatatttatataattaaatttatatattaagtaaaaataaataaataatttaaactaaTTAAAAAGACAATGATTACTTAttgtcatatatatattataatatataaattatatagatATAATCATCaacataatttttattaattaataaaaattatatatgtataattatatttatataatttatatataaaataagaaaCTTAAATTGTAGACAGTTGCATTTTGAGGTATAAATCTTTATTCAAATCcaattttcattaaaaagcgttcaataaaaacatagttattaaattattaattttttacagtttatttcatGGATTTGAGGATAAGAGACATGAAATTATACTTCTGATTTAATTAGTTGACAATATGATAGCTGGCAGCTCTGAGTGACACTCCTGTTCAATGAactaatgagaaaaaaaaaaaacagataaaatCAAATATGTATTCTTCCTGAACTAACAAAAATGATAAAGCCATCACATATGCGCCATGAGGTTTGGGACGCAAGCTTCTGCTTCTAATTAAAAAGACACAATGattaattattgtcatttttcCTTTGTACATTTGCTGGCTCATGAAAAAAACCCTTTGTTTTATTGTCTCTGATCCTCAAAATCCCagaaaaaagaacaaacaatAACAGAATGCACAAAAAATTACATTGTGTTTCAagttaatcaattaattaatggTATACAGAGTGTTgactttgtatttttaaaccaaaAACACATGATGTTTATATACGAGATACATGCCAATACTTTTCATAACTAGTTTGTCTGCATCTCCCATTCTAAAGGCCAGGAAATGATGAAACAGGAAAGACACAACTTAATTCTAGAATAATGTTCAGTGAAGTGCCATAACTTTGAAAGCATGGCAAGAGATTTCTAGAATAAACATGGGAAGTAGTTCAGTTCCCTGAGAGAATGCCAACGTGGATGGCTGTTGGTTTGGTAAGTTCTGGCTATTTTTATGAGATTATGATGAATGGAAACATAAGGGCGGagttatattttattctgtggttAGGAGAGATCAACTTGGCTGTATTTTCCAATGGTTTACTGTGCGTGGCAGTGTAAAGACACTGTAGATGTGTTGTAGATCTAGATGCTGTGTGTTTCTCAAGATTGCAGGATCTCTCTTAAGAAGCAGCTGTGTTAAAGGTCCGAGCAACAGGATTTCGGCTACCTGCACAaagaaatgtacattattttttttttattatattatattatattaaaaatacaataaatacagtCATTTGCTCTCACCTCTGGGTCCAAAATCTCTCATGTAGCAGTTAGTGCAGTATGGCTTCTCATCGTGCTGCatagaaatgtaaaaatgacaaTCTGGATCTAGTACTCATCTTCCACTTTTCTGCATTTTGCATATTATCAGTGTAACACTTCAATGCATCCATGTTATCATCAGTTTACAGAGCTTGTTATTGTTTATGCATAAAAAGACAACATATGATAAAGTGAATATATGTATACCTCTGCATGCTGACCAGGTGTTAGCTGTCTTTTACACTTGTGACACTTCAAGCATAATGGGTGATAATCCCGTCCCAATGACCTCTTCTTCTCACCTGCATGAATCAAAGGTTAAGCAATCAGCCAGGTGAGTTTACTGAAGCTATAGAGTTAGTTTGGTAAGAGTCAAAGGAAGCTGTTTAAAATCGAGGGATAAAAACaccagtaaaaaataaatacggaaaattctgttattttgccctatttaacagattttttaaaagtgtagaATCAGTGTTATTATAGTATTGATTAATATTTTCAATTAGTTTCTATTTTTATACTTTGGTTTTAGTAATATTATGTGCTTTCTTGATTTATATTAGTTTTTTAATCTATTaaatatggaagaggattagggccaagcaataataaaaaaataaaaccatctcgagattaaagttgttaaatttcgagaaaaaagtctaaataaaatgttgagaataaactcattaaatttcgagaaaaaaactcgttaaatttcgagaaaaaagttgagataaaatgttgagaataaagtcattaaattacgagaaaaaagtcgttaaattacgagaacaaatttgttaaatttcaagaaaaaagtcgagataaaatgttgagaataaactcattaaattatgagaaaaagtcgttaaattacgagaacaaattcgttaaattacgactttttctcataattgaatgagtttattctaaacattttatctcgacttttttcttgaaatttaacaagttttttctcgaaatttaacaactttaatctcgagatggttttatttttctattattgcttggccccaatcctcttccgtaattaaactttatatttattttagttttagtacttaaactttacattcatctaatattaatattttcatctaatatttatatattttttcagccCCTTACAGAAAAgggtttttaatagttttagttaacaataacaacactgactttttgacatttttcatgccaacatatgaacacaataatcgtttcctttttttttttaaatctcttttCATAACTGTAAGTCAACATGACATCAAAGTTTATCCTATTTACTTCCTTAATGCATTATTCTGGTCTTATACATGGATCATTGTTGGTACATGTtgttccaaagaaaaaaaaaatggtttgtgTTTGTAATTTTGAACCAGATTATTCTTGCTCATCCTCTGAAACGACTAAAAGAAGAATAATTTGGACCTGTCCTATAGTTTGTAAAGTTTATTTGTAGTGGTACAGACTTGCCCCATAGATATCTATTGAAAAGTGCaatattacactctaaaaaatgctaggttaaaaacaacccaagttgggttgaaaatggacaaacccagcgcttgggttaaatgtttgcccaacctgctgggtagttttatttaactcaactattgtttaaaaattaatgtattgcttgcttaaaatgaactcaaaatatgttggaaaatAACATTTATCAATATGTTTACGGAATGAACCtttattaattaattgcttattaataaatgttcacctttcgcctttggcttgcttagttggggacacttgacatttgacttgacatttgatattcaacagtgctttgatctgcctgcattgacttTTTAAGCAAGCCAATAGTATATagtatagtaatttttaaacaatggttgagttaaataaaactgcccagcaggttgggcaaacatttaaaccaaacgctgggttaaaacaacccaatcgctgggtttgtccattttcaacccaaattgggttattttaaacccagcattttttagagtgtataaattcatctttctttctttctttttttacataCCAAATGATGAATCAAAATTATTCTatgttgtaaaaaaataattatattagttTTAACCTCACACTCCAATTAATAAGGAGACTGTGAATCTGAACTTGGATTCCACTCGTCGAATTCTTCCATCTTGGATCGATTTCACATTCATTTTGGATTGCATTCACAGTTCTATGTAGATATATTACCCTTTCATTACTCTTTCATGTGGGCCTCGCACGAGCCCTCCTACTGAAACCCTGACCTTAACCATAGGACATGAAACCTCTAGATTGAACCAGGATCATACTGAAACTGAACCTCAGCTACAAACATCTTGCTCAGCTTTTCTCTTCCTGGCAGAATCAACAACAGCCTGCAGTCCACCTCAATAACTgaaggagttttttttttcttcagtcttGATGCTGAAAGCTGACTGGCAGCTACAAGATTTTTCTGTCCAAATTCTCCTCTTTCTTCAAGTGTCCATAGGTTTCTGCATTGCTATCTGCCAATTTAAACAGTCAAGCCTCTCTTGCTCTGCCCTATTCCACTTCCTGCCACAGGCAGACACTTCCTGTGCTCATGTGACTCATGTCGTGAGACGCTGATGGCGGTTAGGAGACTGCAGACTGATTAACTCTACACAAATGCATACAGATAAAGGCCTACACCCTCTTAGTTACACAACTAGTTTGTTTCATCTAGAGTAATGGCAGAACTCATATAGCACAGGTACGTCTCTAAGATGTCTGCTAAAGTGCGTTTAATCTGGAAAACATCTGTTGTGCACAAACATCTGATAAACGTCTAGGAAAGAGCAGTTTTAcataaatcatcaacatcttaaagatattttctaaatgtctatttaacatctgacaggaaacgtTTTAGAGACATATTGCAGATGAGCAAAGACTAAAAAATACATCTtgccagaggtgtaaagtacttgagtaaatataattagttactgtacttaagtatgtttttggctactttgtagttgtactgaatatcaaagatattggcaactttaaCTCTCTACTTTTTacttgtgatgagtaatgcaattacaaattacatattGCACGGCatctaactttttctgcagcagattgtttctgatataaagaagtgatatcgccatctaagtgaattgaaggtactatatcttgtgcgttTTGCCCTTACTCActcaaacttgtcaacaaggccACTTTACATGAATgagagtgcattagcaggtagttgctgatcgcagttgtttgatttattagatgaggaatTGACTGCAGTtggtgatgaggctcaaaccagcacTTACGgtagactttgactatttaatatTACTTATCACTGTTTTATTTATCCGCAATATTGACAAGACCGTTTTGAcggatattggtttacttatggccacttgagcttaactgagacttgagagtttgtagacggttgttgtgtcgaccttgatttattgtaatattgagGTGttccgttttattttgattttagaaaataaatttgatttctcatcttacaaatcaattgtttccTATTTTCACTGGCAGTCTCTCAGGACTAGAGCAtctctgagcctacattcagcatgagtaaaatacttaagtatgTTAAAAATCAGATATTTTCAGACTTTTACTCAATTCGTATTGAaattggttacttgtaacttgtagCGGAGTTATTTTCGATGCAAGGTATCTGTACTTtcactcaagtatggttttagGTACTCTTTACAACTCTGTATCTTGCAGATGTAAATGCAGACATCAGATAGATGTCTCAGTGATGTACGTGTGCTATCAGGGAACCTATAAAGCTACTCTGAAATTAGCATTTAGCATGCTCCGAGATGCCCTTTTTACAACCCTCTActgttaatataaaatattaccaCACCACTTAACATGAGAACACACAACTTGGGCACAATATAATCGATATAGTATTGAAATACCTCAACAGCAAGTCAAAACGAGCACTTTTAAGTCAAAACAGAACCTGATGTGAAATGTTTGCTGCTAAATACATTAAATGCAGCATCTCAGCGCCTTATATTGATGTTTTTCACTGCTGATAACTACATAATACCTCAATATAATCTTAATCAGTATGTTTTAAGCATGTTAAAGATGGATCCCTCCGACCCCAGATGTCACTCACCAAAATAAACAGGTTTCCCACATATAGGACAGAAGCTCACCATGGTTGTAGCCGACCTCTAATAGTTTTATGCACAAGATGTTGAGATGCAGGAAATGCATGTGAGCTTGTCAACTGTGACAGCCTCTCAGGATGTGGCAAGAGGTGCAGTGACAGGAAGCAagacatgatttcaaaaacaaatacGCTCAATTCGAACAGTCAGAAGAAAGAGAGGAGGAAAATGTTGGTCAGAAGTGTGTGTGGGTGCTGTGATATGATGAGTCTATCATAGCAGGGTTGGACTTAAGTCAGTCTTGCTGTTTTAAAGAGACTTTATTCACACTTCTGCTGTGGTCAGTCGTTGCGGTTTGAAATCAAAGATGATGTCGAGGGCCGTGTGAGGTCATCAGACTTGTCGGAGACTGTTATGAAATGAAAGCTTGTGGGTTGTTTGCTGGATGCGAGTCAAAGAAACAACAGAGAGGGAGATTGAGAGGGACAGAGGGAACGAGAGAGACACAGATGTCAGCCGCTCAGATTTCATGTGTTGTCATGGTCGCCGCTTCTCAACCCCTcgatctgtccgctcgcgcttTTTCATCCTCTTTCTCTCCATCCGAGAGATTGAAAAGCTCCAGTGTGGGAGAACGATGGGAGTTTAGGAGAAACCCAAAACTGCTgccgtgcacacacacacacacacacacacacacacacgcacacacagagcAATGACATCACCAAAAGGAGCTTGATTGGATGAGCACAGAAAGCCGTGAGAAGGAGAATCATTGAAGCCGAGACTGAGAGTgtgttttgtgtatgtgtgtgttgagATATAAAGGATGAATAAGAGTCTGGCTCGAGTTGCAATGCACTATTGCCCTCAGTTTAGCATGatttatacacatacacacaactCCTCCACAATGCGTGAACTGGCAGGGAAAACACAgagaatttatttgaataggacAAGCTTTGTTATGGTTTGAGCAGCTCAATCTGGAATTCATGATTTCTTCTATATAGCTGATAAGTGGTAAATGCTCACCTGGGTGTTTAGCTGCACCTGATTTTATAAATTCACATTCTaactataatgtttttttgttgtctgTAAAATATGTGTGTGCCATCACTTTCTTGCCGTTTTAAACAACTACAGCATTTGCATTGTTGGAGTTTTCTAAAAAAGGCAATAAAAGGGCAGCCTTTAGAGGTGCACTcactcattaaaaatattttttaaaatcatgtgCATTTACATGGATGAAGACTTCAGTTAAATAAGTAGTCttataaaagctgttttattcTACTTGGAGCGGCTTGCCTCATTGGAGGTGGCATGTTGACAGATACTTTTGTTTATGGAATAAATTCATCATGGCTGAAGCATATTTCTAAAATGTCTTCAGCAACtgaaaatatttgcatttgcaTGATGCTGCATCCATGCTACTAGGCCAGTGTTGCTATTTCCCAAAAAGTtcgcttttttatttattttttttttttttatatctgtttatgtttttatttttgtaaacatacagtacctgtcaaaagtttggaaacattgcaattttttatgtttttgaaaaaagtctcttatgtacaccgaggctgcatttatttaataaaaatacagtaaaaaccttcatattgaaaaatattattacaaattaaaattgttttcttttctttattgtattttttaattaaataaatgcagccttggggagcataaaagacttctttcaaaaacattaaaaaaattgtaatgtttccaaacttctgtacaataccgttcaaaagtATAGGATCagattttgtttttcagaagaaattaatacttttattcagcaagaatgcattaaactgaAGAAGACCGACAGGAAAAAATTACAAAGCATTGTACGTTgttacaaaaaaactaaaacctGAAAAATatgcatcatggtttccataagatattaagcagcacagctgttttgaacattgataataataagaaatgtttcttgagcaccaaatcagcatattagaatgatttctgaatgatcatgtgacactgaagactggagtaatgatgctgaaaattcatctttgccattacaagaataaattacatattaaaacagaaaacagttcctttaagttgtaataatatttcacaatatgactgttttttactgtatttctgatcaaacaaatgagacaaaagaaacttttttcaaaatcataaaaaaattgtactgCCCCAAACTGTTGAATGGTAgtttatttcatattaataaCATGAGacgtaccatagagggttaaatAGTGGATTTCTGTTGGGCAGGTAAGCATCAGGCATGAGTTTCTTCTCAGCATTTGGTCCAATGGTTACTCTACAGTTATGTGTATGCTGAACCAACTTCATTCAGTGAGGGATAAAAAAGCATTTCCCATCAAGCCTAACTGGGAACTTCACCAAACAGCAGAGTCAGAGCCCTGTCCACATGAGCGCTTGTTCACACAgaccgcacacacacacacacaccaacactACCGTCTACTGCCAAACTACACAGAGAAGAGCAAAACAGGGTTAGAGGAAGGGAGGGCTTCTCTTTCTGTCCTTTTTTCATGCTGGTTTGGTTTGGCTCTGAAAAACCAGCCTAAATCCTCTTCTTTCTGGCTAAGAAATGGAGGAGAGGGGATAGAATAAGAgtggggagagtggggtaagctGTGTCGCCCTCTTAATCAAGCAAACTGTGCACAATTTTTGCCATGTGATTGTGAATACATATTTAGAAAGTACTCACCATTTACAGCTGCCGGTGTCTGGGAGATGAACACAAGAAAAGTGACAATCATTTTTTATTCAGAACTGTTGTTTGCATTTCAAAGTATATTTTCCACATGGCACATAAAATTAATTTGAGGTCAAAGCAAATTTATTCAGGTCTGaaaatatacattatacatGTTGGTGAATTGCCAATGAACATGTAAATTATTTTGCTAAAGATTAGCcatgaattattaaatgaaGCATCCTGAATGGTAGCTGTGGGACAAAGTGAGTCAGATGCTTTGGGGTAAGTTGTGTCAGTGTCTAGTGAAAGCTTTGTTTCAAATGTAGGAAatatgattacaaaatattaaaaacagtttCACTATACATTCAAATATTCTGAATAATACaccttttttttgtattagACCTGGTTGGTTTATGAAAATGGTAATATGCAGCAAAATAAGACTTTGGGAGTGTACATTAGTACAGgggtttccaaacttttttcaTACTTGGACCAATCTAAAGAGCTAAAATTAAGCTCTCTAGGTGAAGATGCGTATTAATTAATTGCATTACCATAATGCTTAAAGTAGCTATAAAAGTTAGgatgaacatgaacaaaaactgAGGTTTACAGATAAATAGAGTatatatttttgcttttattcagTGCAAGTCAGAGCAGCCTAATGGTTACATTGAAGTAATGATGTATAGAGCACTGCAGtaataacatatttttgtaGGGCAACCCAGAAGTTAGCATCACCCTGGTTTCCTCAACAAAAACCCAACAGGATTTTTCCactggcttttggattattgcagaaaataagctctgaccaacaaaagtttatAATTCTTACACGTTTTGTTCATCATGACAAATTAACAACTTTTATGAACTTAGAAACCTAAATACAATCGACAGAAATAAAAAGCTAAACGTAGTCTATAAAAAAACTATACCACGGTCAATTTACTTCAACATCACCATCTTTAACCATCTTGACaatctttatttaatatatatttcctCTGAAAGTTTGAGTATAAAAGTGGACTAGTGAGTTTTCCCATTCAGAGTCATGACGTttaaaggcctgtacacaccggggcGAATATCGCACGCGTTAATCGCCAGCGTTTTTCAgcgtttttcttttttgtgttcatacccaagcgattttcactgcCGACACGCAGAGTGaacatgcaaattcactccctgacagtatatggcgcttgtgcttaacggtagtgcaaataaacatatttatgatattaataaagttaaagatgataaaaatgcagaaataaaATGGCATACATATCATATaagagatggtagtcagaaatgGTACTACAAATAAGTAGTACAAGTGCAAGTGaacagtagtgcaaataaacatatttatgaaacagacattctccactatatttcttgaatgtaaaagaaaaaaaaaacagtaaaaatacagaaataatacacatctattgatgtggccaagaactggcagagcacccatagcgtgcatctcaatcagctccctagttcactagtcagggcactgatcagggagtcggccacattcatttacacggtatactgatacacgacctaggaagctagaGAGCTGTTTGAGatgcagggatagtttgtaggggtcttcctcgtctacttacttCCTCTTCGTCGTCTTGGTATCAATGTGTGCTCAGCAAGCCccttttgtgcttgagcgccaacaagtcgtgttttactgtaacttcagcagcttcAGGCACGTGAAAAAAAGCGCCAACCTCATTGGTCTGTCAGTTTTTAACGTGGcgagtcaaaccaaaaaaacaaacctgtggcatttttcttaaaaatgaaGGCGTTTTAGCCTGTTCAGTCATGAGGCGTTAAACGTCGGCAATAATCGcgcgcgatattcgtcccggtgtgtacaggccttatgGTTCCCGATGTAACAGACGTAGGCTAAGGCTAATAAGAGCTATGCATGTAAACCtgactgacgctagagacttcggtctttagcctccttgttagagcacccCACTCTCATGTCAGAGGACCCGGGCTtgagtcccgcttagagcgggcggttcgaacaggaggggttacattggtgccgtgacccggatgggggTGAGGTTTAGGGAggtgcgtgtaaacctcactctaGAGATTtcagtctttagcctccttgttaaagcacccgactcccatgccggcagacccgggttcgagtcccaCTTAGAGCGGGCGTATCTTGACAAAGGgtaacaagtggctaaatgggactacagcAGTTGTCGGTGTAACCCCTTCTGTTCGAAAATgctgtagtcccatttagccacttgttacCCTTTGTCAAGATATGTaaaagcttaaaggtgcccaagaaccagtttttacaagatgtaatataagtctaaggtgtcccctgaatgtgtctgtgaagtttcagctcaaaattacagctaatataaccctcaaatggatctttacaagatgttcgtcatgcatactgcatgcatgcttcagaTCAtgcgagtatagtatttatttggatgtttacatttgattctgaatgagtttgatagtgctccgtggctaaagttaacattacacactgttggagagatttataaagaatgaagttgtgtttatgaattatacagactgcaagtgtttaaaaatgaaaatagcgacggctctcttgtctccgtgaatacagtaataaacgatggtaactttaaccacatttaacagtacattagcaacgtgctaacaaacatttagaaagacaatttacaaatatcactaaaaatatcatgtaatcatggatcatgtcagttattatcgctccatctgccatttatcgctattgtctttgcttgcttacctagtctgatgattcagctgtgcacagatccaaacgttaatactgcctgcccttgtctaatgccttgaacatgggctggcatatgcaaatattgggggcgtaaatattaatgatcccgactgttacgtaacagtcggtgttatgttgagatttgcctgtctttcggaggtcttttaaacaaataagatttacataagaaggaggaagcaatggagtttgaaactcaatgtatgtcttttccatgtactgaactcttgttattcagctatgccaaggtaaattcaatttttgattctagggcacctttaaacaatcaTGAATGGGGAAGGTGAATTTATTTTGtcatacattaaaataagaaaatatctTAAGATTCTGTTAAACACAGACCTTACttcaggcatttaaccaaaatcctattcaaataaaCCCATTGACTTCAAGACGACGGAACCAGAAGTGCTAAAATGTTAACTCATTTCTGGGTTTTaacctacaaaaatacatcttCCCTACAGCACTCTTTTAAGATGGAACTTGTACAGTTGATTATAGCCGCTCTAACTGATTTGGTGAATTCATTCATTGAAGAATTCGTCAGACTGATTAAACATGCCAACTCCTGAGTTTCTGAATCTCTTTAAAAATTTCATTAAAAGGAAACAACTCATAAGAGTTTCTTGTTAGCAAATTGATTCGTGATTATCTAGGTTTGGCATTAGTAACATGTCATAAAACATGTTTATGTGAACAGTATGTGGCACGTTAACATACAAAGCCGCAGGCCTGAGACAAGCTGGCATGTGTGTGATGTATatatgattgtgtgtgtgtgttgta from Megalobrama amblycephala isolate DHTTF-2021 linkage group LG7, ASM1881202v1, whole genome shotgun sequence harbors:
- the zgc:195282 gene encoding cysteine-rich protein 2 — protein: MVSFCPICGKPVYFGEKKRSLGRDYHPLCLKCHKCKRQLTPGQHAEHDEKPYCTNCYMRDFGPRGSRNPVARTFNTAAS